One Leopardus geoffroyi isolate Oge1 chromosome B1, O.geoffroyi_Oge1_pat1.0, whole genome shotgun sequence DNA window includes the following coding sequences:
- the LOC123596206 gene encoding putative MORF4 family-associated protein 1-like protein UPP gives MWPEGADERRAPEQPRDRPRSPARAALEREHVRAHLRARLKLLEVGILLDRLQREVDSVEGAVGQGRCGSGEAEERVLKLYEKAERKAAEVARMGRRIVELHGQIDSCGFS, from the coding sequence atGTGGCCCGAGGGCGCGGACGAGCGGCGGGCGCCCGAGCAGCCCCGCGACCGCCCCCGGAGCCCCGCGCGCGCCGCCCTCGAGCGCGAGCACGTGCGCGCGCACCTGCGGGCCCGCCTGAAGCTGCTGGAGGTGGGGATCCTGCTGGACCGGCTGCAGCGCGAGGTGGACTCGGTGGAGGGCGCCGTGGGCCAGGGCCGCTGCGGGAGCGGCGAGGCGGAGGAGCGGGTGCTGAAGCTGTACGAGAAGGCGGAGAGGAAGGCCGCCGAGGTGGCGCGGATGGGGCGGAGGATCGTGGAGCTCCACGGCCAGATCGACAGCTGCGGCTTCTCCTGA